The following is a genomic window from Defluviimonas aquaemixtae.
TCGCGGTCACGGTCCATGGCGTGTTCTACGAGACGGCCGGGTTCGCCGCACATTTCGCCGGGCTGGCCGACCGGATCGCCGGGTTCAGGACCGAGCCGTTCCGGATCTACGGGCCGGGCGCGGAGGGCGAGCACCGGGATGACAGCGGCTGGGTCGTGAGTTTCCGGAAGTCGTAGCGATCAGGAGCTCGCGGCTTCCGCCGCTGCGGGGGCATCCGGCGTGAGCGCCGCGAATCCGCGCGCCTCGAGCCGGTCATGCAGCTCGGCGGCCTCGCGGGCGAGGTCGGCATCGTGCGTTTCGGGGTCCTTGTCGCTCACCCGCCGAAGCTCTGCAGCCGGGCCGGCCTTCACCCCGATGCGGCGCGCGATTGCCTGCCAGATCGCGGGATCGGCAGAGAGCGCCTCATACGGCACGAAGCAGACGTTGTTCGCCTCCGCCTCGGTGCGGTCGAGCGCGGAATAGGCCGCGACCCACAGCCGAAGCCAGTAGTCCATGCCGTCCGGATCGCCCTCGGGCCGCGCGCCGAAGAGAAAGGGCCGGTGGGTCGCGCCGAATTCGTGGTGGCCGAGCCAGGTCATGTAGTCGCGTGTGAAGGGATCGGCGTCGCGGAAGCGGCGGTGCTGGCCCAAGAGGCTCGCGGCGTGGGCGAGCGGCTGGCGGAGCGGCACGAGGAACTGCGCCTCGGGCATCGCGCGGGCGAGCGCGCCGAGGCGCAGGATGTTGTTGTTGTTCTTCGAGACATAGCGCCAGCGGTCGGTCCTGAGCAAAACCAGCCGGATAAGATCGCGGTAGCCGTCGATGAGCTCCTCGGTTGGCTCGTGCGGCTTCAGCCCATCGGCGCCGATATAGGCGGCGCCGTCGAACATCCGCCAGTAGACCTCGTCGAGCGCTTCGGGGCTTTGGGTGTCGACCTCGATCCCGTCGCCATGCGCGCGCTCGGCCTTCTTGCCCGGCGTCCGGCCCTTGCGGCTGATCTTCGCCCAGAGATTGGGGGCGAGCACGAAGGGCATGTCGGCATAGGTGAGCGAGCCGAAGGCGCCCGTCCGGTGGATCTCGCGCATGAGAATCGTCGTGCCGGCACGTGCCAGCCCGGTGACGAAAACGTGCCGGCCGTTGTCCTCGGGCGCGACTTTCAGATACATCCCGCGCTCGATGTCGTGCAGCATCTCGGCCCGCATCGGGGACGCGAGCGCGAGCCTGTGCAGCATACGGTCGAGCGCGGAATAGTCAGGCACGCGCCACCTTCAGCCTGAGCCAGATATAGAGGATCGAGCCAATGCAGAGGACCGCGATGACCGCCGGCCGCATCAGCGCCGCCACCCAGGCCGACATGCCGCCGGGAAAGATGAGACCGAGCGCGGCGACCGGCAGAAGCGCGAGGCACAGCATCGCGAAGAACTGGACCGATCCCTTGCCGATCACCCAGGCGTAGGAGGGCAGAATCTTTTCCTTCCAGTGATCCGAGATGCGCTTGGACGTCAGCACGCGGCTGGACTTGCGCGATGTTTCGGTGACGCGGCGGATTACGGGAATGAGCGGCAGGCGCAGAAACGCCTCGCTCGCAAGCGCCGCAGCAACGAGAACATAGATCCAGATCATTTATTCGGCAGGCTTGCCCGGCTGGGACGACTTTTCCGCCCGCGCCTTGCGCCCCTTCATCATCCGCTTGATCGGATAGTAGAGTACCGCGACGATGGCGAGAAATACGGAGCCGAGAACGCCGATGACGGCGGCGATCGCCCCGGCACCAACGCCGGGTCCGATATAGGCCATGGCTGCGCTGGGCAGCGTGGCAATTGTCAGTGTGAAAATGATGATGCTGGAAATGGTCTTGGTCATGAGATTTTTCTTTCCGGTCACAAGTCAAACGTTTCGCTCCGGGGCGGACCCCCGGCACGTCCAGCGACACAATGCCAGAAACCGGGCCGGCACGCCAAGGATTCGAACGCCGCGTGCGCCAGAAATCCGCGATGATATCCGCCGAACGCCTGCCAAAGCGCCAAAATGAGCAACTTTGTTGCGAATCGGTCGAGCGGATTTCTCCCTTGGCAGGCGGCGACCGCCGTGGCCAAATGGCCGCCCGAGAGGGAAGGCGATATGACCAAACCCGTGATCTCCATCACGTATTGCCGCCAGTGCAACTGGCTTTTACGCGCCGGCTGGATGGCGCAGGAGCTGTTGTCGACGTTCGGGGAGGACCTCGGCGGCGTCACGCTGATTCCGGGCACTGGCGGAATTTTCGAGATCCGGCTCGGCGACCGGCTCATCTGGGAGCGCAAGACCGACGGCGGATTTCCAGACGCGGCAGAACTGAAGCAGCGCGTGCGCGACGTGCTCGATCCTGGCCGCGATCTTGGCCATGCGGACCGCGCCCGCGAGACAAAGGGTTAAGCGATGGATTTCTCGATCTCGGACGCGCTCTGGCTTGTCCTGATTCTCTCGATCGTCCAACCGCTCATCGCGCGCAAGCTGACCGACATTCAGCGCTTGTCGATGATCTCGCGGTTCGAGAAAAAGCGCGGCAGCCGCGTGATCGCGATGGTGCACCGGCAGGAGACGATGCGCCTTCTGGGCTTTCCTATCGTGCGCTACATCGACATTCAGGACAGCGAGGACGTGCTGCGCGCGATCCGCATGACGGATGACGACATGCCCCTCGACATCGTGCTTCACACGCCTGGCGGACTGGTTCTGGCGGCGCTTCAGATCGCCCGCGCAGTCGAGGCGCACAACGGCAAGGTCACGGTCTTCGTGCCGCATCACGCGATGTCGGGCGGCACCCTTATCGCGATGGCGGCGGATGAAATCGTGATGTGCGAGCATTCCGTCCTCGGCCCGATCGACCCGCAGATCGGCCAGCTCCCCGCGGCCTCGATCATCAAGGCGGTGGAGGCGAAACCGGTGGCCGAGCTTGACGACGAGACGCTGATCCTAGCCGATGTCGGCCGCAAGGCGCTCGACCAGGTAATCCGGGCGGCAACGAAGCTGCTTGCCGTCCGGATGCCGAGAGGGGAGGCGGAGGCGCTGGCGCTCAAGCTCGCCTCGGGGACATGGACGCACGACTATCCGATCCCGGCGGAGGAGGCGGCGGCGCTGGGCCTGCCGGTCTCGACCGAGATGCCCGATGAGGTTCTGACGCTGATGACGCTCTATCCGCAGCCGATCCGGCATTCGGGCGGCGTCGAATACCTTCCCGGACCCCGCGAACGGCCGGACAAGAGGCGGAAGGCCTGAACCGCCGCCGCGAGCCAATTTCGATCTGCCATTCGTTCGGGCGATGCGCCGGCTCGGCCTTGCGGCGGTCGGGGCGATCTGGCACGTTTCGGCATGGAACGTCCTTGCCCGATCCCGAGACCTGCACCGATCTGCACACCGGCGCGGAGAGCCGGCGGCGAGCGGTTGCGCCCGGCGCCGGCATGACGAGGATACCAGCCCCATGAACGCTCCCGACAAGCTGCCGATTCTGATGCCCGACGCCGCCGCGCCCGAGGCGTTCTTCGACGCCGAGGCGGCGGTTTCCCGACTCGAGGCGCTCTATTCCCAAGCGACGCGGTTCCTCAATGACCGCTTTGCCGATGCGCTGGCGGGCGTGCGTCCCGATGCGAGTGTGCGGGCCTTCTACCCCGAGGTCCGGATCACGACGGCGACCCACGCCAAGGCCGACAGCCGGCTGAGCTTTGGGCATGTGGCGGTTCCGGGCACCTATGCCGCGACGATCACGCGGCCCGACCTGTTTCGCAACTACCTGATCCAGCAGCTCGGCATCCTGATCCGCAACCACGGCGTTCCGGTTATCGTGGGGCCGAGCGCGACGCCGATCCCCGTCCATTTCGCCGTCACGTCGAACCCAGACCTCGCTGTCCCGCAGGAAGGTGTGCTGGACTTCTCACTCCGCGACGTCTTCGACGTGCCGGACCTGTCGACGACCAACGACGACATCGTCAACGGGACCGCGCAGCCCAATCCCGACGGATCCTGGCATCTAGCGCCGTTCACCGCTCAGCGCGTCGACTATTCGCTGGCGCGGCTGTCGCACTACACCGCGACGGTTCCGGAGCATTTCCAGAACCATGTGCTGTTCACCAACTACCAGTTCTATGTCGACGAGTTCGAGGCGTTCGCGCGCCAGATGCTCGCCGAGCCCGCTTCGGGCTACACGTCCTTCGTGACGCCCGGGAACCACGAGATCACGACCGCTGACGGCGACATTCCGATCCTTACGAAATTGCCGCAGATGCCGACCTACCACCTCAAGCGCCGGGGCGGTCAAGGCATCTCGCTCGTCAACATCGGCGTGGGGCCGTCGAACGCGAAGACCGCGACGGACCATATTGCGGTGCTGCGGCCGCACGCCTGGCTGATGGTCGGCCACTGTGCGGGCCTGAGAAACAGCCAATCCCTAGGCGATTTCGTTCTCGCTCATGCCTATCTGCGCGAGGACAAGGTGCTGGATGACGACCTTCCGGTCTGGGTGCCGATCCCCGCGCTCGCCGAGATCCAGATCGCGCTGCAGGAGGCGGTGGCCGAGGTCGCGCATATGGATGGGTTCGACCTCAAGCGCATCATGCGCACGGGTACGGTCGCGACCGTGGACAACCGCAACTGGGAATTGCGCGACCAGACCGGGCCGGTGCATCGCCTAAGCCTGTCCCGTGCCATCGCGCTCGACATGGAAAGTGCCACGATCGCCGCGAACGGGTTCCGGTTCCGCGTGCCCTACGGCACGCTTCTCTGCGTCTCCGACAAGCCCCTGCACGGCGAACTCAAGCTCCCCGGCATGGCGACGGAGTTCTACCGCACGCAGGTGTCGCGCCACCTGCTGATCGGGGTTCGCGCAATGGAACGCTTGCGCGAAATGCCGTTAGAACGCATACACAGCCGAAAGTTGCGCAGCTTCGAAGAGACCGCCTTTCTTTGAAAATGCCCGAAAAGTGCCGGCGAACACGCCTCAGAAGGCGAAAAATCGCTATAAATCGCCGGAAATCTCTTGCCATGAGCCACAAAACGTTGTGTAGGAACACAATATAAGGCTAAATGTTACCGATGACCCCCCAAGCAACGGGGCACAGTGAGGAGACAGACATGTCGAAACCGATGACCAAGACCCAGCTCGTTGCCAGCCTGGCCGAAGAAATGGGGTCGGACAAGAAAACCGCTTCGGCGGCCCTCGACGCCATCACCGCCGTGGTGACCCGCGAAGTGGCCTCCGGTGGCGCCGTCACACTTCCCGGCATCGGCAAGGTGCAGTGCCGCGCCCGGCCCGAGCGTCAGGTGCGCAACCCCGCCACGGGCGAGACGATGATGAAGGCGGCCGACAGGGTCGTGAAGGTCTCGATCGCCAAGGCGCTGAAGGACAGCGTCAACAGCTGAGCCCGCGGGCCCGCGCCTCTCGCGGCGCATGAATGGATTTCAGGAAGGGCCGCCCTTGCGCGGCCCTTTCCTTTGGTCACGTCCGGCCCGCCGTCATCAGCACTGGGCCAGCCGGTTGGGCTCCAGCAAGGGCCGTAGCACCGTGAACCGCGGGTTCGTGCAGTACCTCAGAAATCCAGGTTTTCCACGCTCAGCGCATTCGTCTGAATGAATTCGCGGCGCGGCTCCACGACATCGCCCATGAGCTTCGTGAAGAGGTCGTCGGCCTCGGCCAGATCTTCGATCCGGACCTGGTTCAGGACGCGCGCGGCAGGATCGAGCGTGGTTTCCCAGAGCTGGTCGGGATTCATCTCGCCCAAGCCTTTGTAGCGCTGGAGCGTCAGGCCCTTTTCGCCTTCATCGAGGATCGCCTTCAGAAGCTCGATCGGGCCGTGGATCGCCTGTTCTCGGTCTTTCCTGACGAGCCGCGCCAGCGCACCGTAGACTTCGCGTAGCCCGTCGGTATGGGTCGCGAGCCGCCGCGCCTCGCCCGAGCGCAGCACCTGGCCGTCGAGGGTGCGGACCTCTTCAACGCCGCGGACCGAACGGGTGAAGCGCAGACCGTGATCCTGCGTCGGGCGGCCCTGCCATCCGCGTTCGTATTCGACCGCCACCTCGTCGAGCCGCTGGGCGACCTCATTGGCCACGCCCTGCGCGTCGGCATCGACCCGGCCGGGCACGAGCGCGCCGGCGATCGTCGCCTGTTCGAGGATGTGCATCGGGTAATGCGTCGGGAAGGCCTGCAGGATGCGCCGAACCACGCGCGCCTCGTCGACGACGCGGGCGAGATCCTGGCCGACTATCTCCTCACCGGAGCCAAGCCGGAGGACCGCGCCCTCGACGCCCTGCCCTATGAGGTATTCCTCGAGCGCGGCCTGATCCTTGAGATAGACCTCGGACTTGCCGCGGGCGACCTTGTAGAGCGGCGGCTCGGCGATGAAGAGATGGCCGTGCTCGATCAGTTCCGGCATCTGACGGAAGAAGAAGGTCAGCAGCAGAGTGCGGATATGGGCGCCGTCGACGTCGGCGTCGGTCATGATGATGATCTTGTGGTAGCGCAGCTTGCCGAGGTTGAATTCGTCGCGCCCGATGCCGCTGCCGAGCGCGGTGATCAGCGTGCCGATCTGGTCCGACGACAGCATCCGGTCGAAGCGCGCGCGTTCGACGTTGAGGATCTTGCCGCGCAGGGGCAGCACGGCCTGGTTCTTGCGCTCACGCCCCTGCTTGGCCGATCCGCCCGCGCTGTCGCCCTCGACGAGGAACAGCTCCGACAGGGCGGGGTCCTTCTCCTGGCAATCGGCGAGCTTGCCGGGCAGCGAGGCGACATCCATCGCCGTTTTCCGCCGCGTCAGTTCGCGCGCCTTGCGCGCCGCCTCGCGCGCCAGCGCGGCTTCGATGATCTTGCCGACGATGCCCTTCGCTTCGTTCGGATGCTCTTCGAACCATTCGCTGAGTTTCTCGTTGACGATGTTCTCGACCGCGGGGCGGACCTCGGAGCTCACGAGCTTGTCCTTCGTCTGCGACGAGAATTTGGGGTCCGGCACCTTCACCGACAGGACGCAAGTCAGCCCCTCGCGCGCGTCGTCGCCGGTGAAGTCGACCTTTTCGCGCTTGGCGATGCCGGAGGATTGCGCGTAGCCGTTGATCGTACGCGTCAGCGCGCCGCGAAAGCCCGCCAAATGGGTGCCGCCGTCGCGCTGCGGAATATTGTTCGTGAACGGCAGCACGGTCTCGTGGTAGCTGTCGTTCCACCACATCGCGACCTCGACGCCGATGCCGCTGCGTTCGCCGGTCATGAAGATCGGCTCGGGCATGAGCGGCGTCTTGTGCCGGTCGAGATACTTGACGAATTCGCGCACGCCGCCGTCGTAAAAGAGCTCCGTCTTCTGCAGCTCTGCGCCGCGATTGTCCTCGATGATGATCTTCACGCCGGAATTCAGAAAGGCGAGTTCGCGAAGCCGCGTCTCGAGCGTCTTGAAGCTGTAGTCGAGGTCAGAGAACGTGCCCTGCGGGCCGTTTGTCCGGGACGAGGCGAGGAACCGCACCTCGGTCCCCTTCTCGCCGGGCGCGGCGTCGCCGACGGCCCTCAGCGGCTCGACCGTTTCGCCGTGCTCGAACCGCGCGAACCATTCCTTGCCGCCGCGCCAGATGCGCAGTTCCAGCCAGTCGGACAGCGCGTTCACGACGGACACGCCGACACCGTGCAGGCCGCCCGAGACCTTGTAGCTGTTCTGGTCGAACTTCCCGCCGGCATGAAGCTGGGTCATGATGACCTCGGCGGCCGAGACGCCTTCGGAGGGGTGCATATCGGTCGGAATTCCGCGCCCGTTGTCGCGGACCGAGACGGAATCGTCGGCGTGAATCCGAACCTTCACGAAGTCCGCGTGACCGGCCAGCGCCTCGTCGATGCCGTTGTCGACGACCTCGTAGACCATGTGATGCAGACCCGAGCCGTCGTCAGTGTCGCCGATATACATGCCCGGCCGCTTGCGGACAGCTTCCAACCCCTTGAGAACCTTGATGGAATCGGCGCCGTATTCGTTCGGCTTCTGCGTCTCTTCGGTCATACCCGCTCGCCCCGGTTTTTGCTGTCCATCTTATAGGTGTTCCGGGGGGCATTGTCACGCAGCAGACACAAGATTTGGTGTGCCTGCGCCCGCTCTGGCAGAGGCGCTTTCTGCGCGGAACAAATGCCTGCCTGCCGCGTTCAAATCCCGTGGCAACAGCATTGGAGACACCATGATAAGGAATGCCTTTTCCGCCCTCGTCGTCCTTTCCGCCTTCGTCCTGTCCGCCTGTGAGACCGTCGAAGGTGCCGGGCGTGACATCGAGTCAGCCGGTGAAGCGGTGACGGGTGCCGCGCAGGATGCGCAGTACTAAGACACCGGCATCGGCGCCCCGCTACCGCGTGTACATCTGCTTCTTGAACGCCCGGGTGCGCTCCGTCGCGGCGGCCGATCCGTCGTGATAGGTGCCGAACCACCTGTCGAAGGGGATTTCGGACGTCCCGTAATTGCACTCGAAATAGCGGTGGTGGAGCTGGTGGAAGAAGTCCCCTGCCCGCGCCGCTTCGGTGTCCTTGGCGATGATCTTCTCAAAGCCCGAATGGGACAAGACGGGGCTGACCTGCTGGAAAAAAGCGTGGAACAGCAGGTGCAGCGGGTGCGACGCCACGATCAGGTGGATGAAATATGTGGTGAAATAGAGACTGTTTTCGAACCAGTGGTTCGATATGCCCGACCATGGCCCGGTACTGACGTTTCGGTGATGCACGGCATGCACGCGCTTGTAGAGGCGCGGGTGGTGCTCAAGCCGGTGCACCCAGTAGAAGTGAAGGCCCGACCACATCGGGATGAAGAACATCCAGACCACGAACCAGACCGGAGCACCCGCCCACGTCACGGTCGCGACCCAGCCGTTGGCCATGACCCAGAAGACGATCCACTGGTAGGCCGTCGCCACGGTGATCGCGCTGCCCAAAGTCCACCAGATATTGTCCCATACCTGATTGCGGAAAGTGAACGAGCCGTTGTCGCGCGTCAGGTCGCGGCGATCGAACTTCGTCCGCATCCCCTGCCCTTTGCGGATGTAGAGCCACCAGTGAAGCGCCCCGGCGATGGCGGCCTGAGGCACGAGGTTCATGAGCCAGACGGTCGCCATCCAGCCCGGCCGGAAGGTTGTCATCTGCTCGAGCGGCGGCAGGACCCACAGCCAGGCGGCGAGCGCAAGAACGAAAGTCAAGGTAAGCGACGTGACCTGAAGCCAGGCGCCGCGGTACCACTGCAGGACCGCCATCGGCTGCGGCGGCCACGCGAAGATTGGGTTGAGCGCGACCGGCCCCGCGGGCCGGTAGTGCCAGCGTTCGGCCTCGGGGTCATGCGCGGTGTCGGTCATAGCGATGCTCCATCACAACGGTTGGAGGTCAGCTTGCGTAGGTCGAACCTTCGTCGTCGAGGATCGCCTTCAATTCGGCCAGGTGCCGCTCGGCCTGGTCGGGGTAGTCGTCCAGCTCCCGCGCGGTCTTCTCGGCGGTCTCCGGGCTCATGACGCGGAGCGGCCGGCCGGTCTGAAGCGCGCGGATATAGGTGTCTGCCGCGCGCTCGAAGTAGTAGAGCCGGTTGAACGTGTCGGCCACGTCGCGACCGATCACGAGCACGCCGTGATTGCCCATGATCATCACCTTGATCTTCGGATCGCCCAGCATGCCGGCGCACCGTGCGCCTTCGTCCTCGAAGGCGAGACCACCAAACTCCCCGTCGACCACATAGCGGCCATAGAAGGTCGCGGTGTTCTGGTCGATTGGCGGCAGGCTGCTGTCGGCAAGGCAGGCCAGAACCGTCGCGTGGATGGAATGGACATGCATGACGCAGCGCGCATGCGGGCAAAGGCGGTGGATCGAGCCGTGAAGGCCCCAGGCCGTCGGATCGGGCGCACCGGGGCGTTCCATCGTCTTGGGGTCGTTCGCATCGAGGAGCAGCAGGTCCGAGGCGCGGATGCGGCTGAAATGCACCTGGTTCGGGTTCATCAGGAACTTCGTGCCGACATCGTCGACGGCAAGGCTGAAGTGGTTGGCCACCGCCTCGTGCATGTTCAGCCGCGCGGTCCAGCGGAACGCGGCTGCCAGGTCGACGCGCTCCTGCCAGTGTTCCATGTTCGCGCGGGGCTGAATCTTCGCCTGCTGGTTCATCGCGCTCTCCTGATGCTGTCCTCAGATTTCTGTGCCAAGAGCGGCCGTTTTACCAGCAATGGATTCGGGGCCATGCCATCAGAATTCCCGAGCCATCAAGGGCGGAGCCTAGGTCCAGTCGAGCACGACCTTGCCACTTTTGCCCGAGCGCATGATCTCGAAGCCCTCGCGGAACTCGTCGACGGGGAACCGGTGGGTGATCACCTTGCGGATATCGAGCCCGTTTTCCAGCATCGCGATCATCTTGTACCAGGTCTCGAAGATCTCGCGCCCGTAGACGCCCTTGATCGTGATCGCCTTGAAGACAATGCGGCTCCAGTCGACCGGCGACTTGCCAGGCGGGATACCCAGCATCGCGATCCGCCCGCCCATCACCATGTTCTCGACCATCTGGTCGAGCGCCGCCTGATTGCCCGACATCTCCATGCCCACGTCGAAGCCTTCCTTCATCTTCAAGACACCCTCGACATCGCGAAGGTCCTGCTTGGCGACGTTAACCGGGACCACGTCAGTCACTTGCGCGGCGAGGTCCAGCCGGTCCTGGTTGACGTCGGTGATGACGATGTGCCGGGCGCCGACATGGCGGGCCACCGCGGCGGCCATGATGCCGATGGGTCCCGCGCCGGTGATCAGCACGTCCTCGCCCACCAGATCGAAGCTCAACGCGGTGTGGACTGCGTTGCCCAAGGGATCGAGGATCGCCCCGATCTCGTCATCGATCTCGTCAGGCAGCGGCACGACGTTAAAGGCCGGAAGCTTCAGGTATTCGGCGAATGCGCCCTGCTCGTTCACCCCGATCCCCCGCGTCGCGGGGTCGAGGTGGAACTTGCCGGCCCGGCTCTGGCGCGACTGCTTGCCGATCAGGTGCCCCTCGCCCGAACAGCGCTGGCCGATGGTCAACCCGTCGACGTTGCGGCCGATCTCGACGATCTCGCCCGCGAATTCGTGCCCCGTGACGAGGCCCAGGGGGACAGTCCGCGCCGCCCAGTCGTCCCAGTTCCAGATGTGGATGTCGGTGCCGCAGATCCCGGTCTTGCGGATCCGGATCAGAACGTCGTCCGGTCCGATCTCCGGCACCGCGCGGTGCTCCATCCAGAGCCCCGGCTCCGGCTTCGTCTTCACCAGCGCCTTCATGTCGTTCCGCATCAGATCGCCCCCACCGCCTTGCCCGCGGCCCTGAAGGCCTCGAGCGCCTGATCCAGGTCGTCCCGGGTCAGCTTCGCGTTCATCTGCGTCCGGATGCGCGCCTGGCCCTTCGGCACGACCGGGAAGAAGAAGCCCGAGACGTAGACGCCGCGCTCGTAGAGCTCCGCCGCCATGGCCTGCGCGAGTTTCGCTTCGCCCAGCATCACCGGAATGATCGGATGTTCGCCGGGCAGGAGAGTGAAGCCCGCGTCCGAAAGGCCAGCGCGCCAATAGCGAGCGTTGTCGAATAGCTGCGCCCTCAGATCGTCCGCCGCCTCGACAAGGTCGATGGCAGCGATTCCGGCGGCCACCACGGCAGGCGGCAGCGCATTCGAGAAGAGGTAGGGCCGCGCGCGCTGGCGCAGGAGGTCGATGACGGGCTGCGGTCCGGCGATGTAGCCGCCGAGCGCCCCGCCCAGCGCCTTGCCGAGCGTGCCGGTCAGGATGTCGACCTCGACCCGGGCATGGGCGGGCGTGCCCGCGCCCTTCGGCCCCATGAAGCCGGTCGCGTGGCAGTCGTCGACCATCACGAGTGCGCCGTATGTCTCGGCAAGCGCCACGATTTCCGGCAGCTTCGCGAGGTAGCCGTCCATCGAGAAGACGCCGTCCGTCGCGATCATCACGAACCGCGCGCCATCGGCCCGCGCGGCCTTCAGCTGCGCCTTCAGATCGGCCATGTCGGAATTCGCGTAGCGGTAGCGCCTGGCCTTGCAGAGCCTGATCCCGTCGATGATCGAGGCATGGTTAAGCGCGTCCGAGATGACCGCGTCCTCCGGTCCGAGCAAGGGCTCGAACAGGCCGCCATTCGCATCGAAACAGGCGGCGAAGAGTATGGAATCGTCTTTTCCGAGAAACCGGGCGATCCGTTCCTCAAGCTGCCGGTGCAGATCCTGCGTCCCGCAGATGAAGCGGACCGAGGCCATGCCGAAGCCGTGATCGTCCATCGCCTGTTTCGCTGCCTCGATCAGTGCTGGATGATCGGCGAGACCAAGATAGTTGTTCGCGCAAAGGTTCAGCATGTCGCGTCCCGCAACCGTCACATGCGCCCCCTGCGGCGAGGTGATCAGACGTTCGCGCTTGTATAGGCCGTCGGCCTCGATCCCGTTCAGGATCTCCTCCAGATGGCCGAGGAAGTCAGGTGCTTCCGACATAACAGATGTTCCTCCGGTATGGCAGATTTCTGCCCCGCCCTGATGATGATGTCAAGATGGTGGGTTCCATTCCATCATCCCGGAAACCCCCTCATACTGGCATACCTACTTCGGGCAAACGGGGGGCAGACTCTTCCCCGCCTTCAACTGTTCTGCACGATCAGGATCACCCGCGCAGCACTGCCCTCGGCCTCGATCCGATGCGTCCTGTCAGCGAAGTAGCGCGCCGTGTCGCCGACGCCGAGTCGTTGCACCTCCTCGCCGGACACGACCGTGACCGCACCTTCCAGCACCGTCAAATGTTCCCGGCAGCCTGGCGCGTGCGGGTCGCTGACGAGTTTGCCGCCCGCATCGAAGGCCAGATCGTAGACCTCGTGCTCGCCCGCGGCCTCGGCTGGCGACAGGATGCGGATGCGCACGCCCTGCCCGCGCCCGTTGATCACCGGCGCGGCGTCCGCGCGGATGACCTCGATCCCCGGCGCAGTGCGGCCCTCCAGAAGCCCGGCGAAATCGACTTTGAGCGCCTGAGTTAGGTTCCAGAGCGTCGAGACGGTCGGGCTCGATTCGCCGCGCTCGATCTGGCTGACCATCGAGCGCGACACGCCCGAGAGTTTCGCCACCGCATCTAGGCTCAGACCCTTCGACTTCCGCGCCGACCTCAGCGAAGCGGCAAGTCGGTCGTGAATCTCGGGGCGCGTGTTCATGTCTTGAAATTGGTCTCCTGTCCGGAGAACGTCAACGGGGCAGCATCTCGGTCCCGTCGGGGTCGGCGGCTTCCGACATTAGCCAATCCCGGAAGGCCTGCAGCGGCGGATACCAGGCGCCGACCGAGGGCCAGACGAGGTAGTAGCTGCCCTCGCCCAGGACCGGCCCGCCGAACGCCTGGACGAGCCGCCCGTCGGCCAGTTCGGGCTTGGCGAGAAACTCCGGCAGAAGCGCCACGCCAAGCCCGTGGATCACCGCCTGGATCATCGGCGCGAACTGGTCGAAGAGCATCCCCTGCGGCGCTCGGTCGGTGACGCCGTGGTGGGCAAACCAGGCCGCCCAGGCGTTCGGCCGGGTCTCGAGCTGCAGCAGCGGCAGGCCGATCAGGTCGCGCGCGGCCGAGACCGGATGCGCCGAGAGAAAGGCCGGCGCGCAGCACGCGACGAGTCGTTCATCGAATAGTTGTAAAGACCCTGTTCCAGCCCAATTCCGCTCCCCGAAGTGGATCGCGGCATCGAAGCCTTCCTCGTCGAAGTCGAAGGGCTTGAGCCGGGTTCCGAGGTTGATCGTGATACCCGGATGCTCCGCCAGGAACCTTGGCAGGCGCGGCGCGAGCCAGCGGGTGCCGAAGGTAGGCAGGATGGCGAGCGACAAGGTGCCGCCGCCGGTGCTCGACCGCACCCGCATAGAGCC
Proteins encoded in this region:
- a CDS encoding glycine C-acetyltransferase; the protein is MSEAPDFLGHLEEILNGIEADGLYKRERLITSPQGAHVTVAGRDMLNLCANNYLGLADHPALIEAAKQAMDDHGFGMASVRFICGTQDLHRQLEERIARFLGKDDSILFAACFDANGGLFEPLLGPEDAVISDALNHASIIDGIRLCKARRYRYANSDMADLKAQLKAARADGARFVMIATDGVFSMDGYLAKLPEIVALAETYGALVMVDDCHATGFMGPKGAGTPAHARVEVDILTGTLGKALGGALGGYIAGPQPVIDLLRQRARPYLFSNALPPAVVAAGIAAIDLVEAADDLRAQLFDNARYWRAGLSDAGFTLLPGEHPIIPVMLGEAKLAQAMAAELYERGVYVSGFFFPVVPKGQARIRTQMNAKLTRDDLDQALEAFRAAGKAVGAI
- a CDS encoding helix-turn-helix domain-containing protein yields the protein MNTRPEIHDRLAASLRSARKSKGLSLDAVAKLSGVSRSMVSQIERGESSPTVSTLWNLTQALKVDFAGLLEGRTAPGIEVIRADAAPVINGRGQGVRIRILSPAEAAGEHEVYDLAFDAGGKLVSDPHAPGCREHLTVLEGAVTVVSGEEVQRLGVGDTARYFADRTHRIEAEGSAARVILIVQNS
- a CDS encoding LysR family transcriptional regulator, encoding MATPRRLLPSISLLTAFESVVRTGSTLAAARDLNLTQGAVSRLIQNLEAQLGVTLFLRERRRLVPTDHALAYARDVVKALDLISRGSMRVRSSTGGGTLSLAILPTFGTRWLAPRLPRFLAEHPGITINLGTRLKPFDFDEEGFDAAIHFGERNWAGTGSLQLFDERLVACCAPAFLSAHPVSAARDLIGLPLLQLETRPNAWAAWFAHHGVTDRAPQGMLFDQFAPMIQAVIHGLGVALLPEFLAKPELADGRLVQAFGGPVLGEGSYYLVWPSVGAWYPPLQAFRDWLMSEAADPDGTEMLPR